One Podospora pseudopauciseta strain CBS 411.78 chromosome 4, whole genome shotgun sequence genomic window, GGGcttgggtgagggtgatgccCAGTGCAACAAAACAATAGAGCGACGGCATCGTTGTGAAGATACAATGCTTGGGCAGATTAGGAGAAGTCTATGGGGGTCCAGAAGTGAACGGGCTGATCAAGATGGTGAGATGCATGTAGATGTAGTTACCGACAGATGGATTCACGACTTTCAGATCCCGCCGTGGCGGCGGTGTGCGGAACACCGGAAGTGGTCATGGTAGTATTATCCATCGCAGAAGATCGGGTTTGGATTGGGCGTGTTGTTGGTATGGTACGATTTCGCCCCGAAATATCTCGGCTTTCAACCGAGTAAGCACCAACCAGCTTCTGTTGGTAACGTCAAAGTCTTGGAACGTTCTTAACTCCACCTAGCTCCGACCAGCTGGTCCAGATTCTTCAAAGTGTCATAGGAAATGTCAAGGTGATTGTTATTTGAAAGTGAAATTGCAACATATTCGTTACCAGAGGTGGCAAAGAAGATACAAATAATGTCAGAAATGCCCAATGAAGTGAATTGATAAAGTTGTTCTAAAGGGATTGCCGGTACTTGAAAGTTGGTAGATTAGAAATCGATGACTTTCGATGTGGGATGGCTTCCTTTTGTAGAAACCTTGGTTAGTAATGAAGCTTTTCCACAATTGTTGTTTGGTCGGCGGCCCAGGTAACAGCACATATAAAACCAAGATCCGGAATGGCGGAGAAACGCACAATGCTGTTATGAGGTATGATGTCAAGATCATAGTAGGTATTCATATGTCCTACTTGAGCAAAACTTCAATTCTCCCAAACAGAAGGCCAACGCCCCTATCCAATCTACCAGGAATTCACCTTCCGCAACCTGACATAAACCTTCTGCGGCTGTCTCGAAATTCCATCAAACCCAGCATAACCTCCCAAAGCCTCTGGAATCTCCAACAACTCAAAATTCCAAACCACCAACGCCATAATCGTTCTAATCTCCAGATGcgccagcttcctcccccaGCATTGTCTGATACCCATGCCGAATCCCAGCTGCGGTCCCGCGCCTGCATCAAACTCCAcactcccatcctccttggTGACAAGCCAGCGCTCAGGCTCAAACAGCTTCAGATCCTTGGACTCATCCCAATGAGGCCGTCTCTTCGCCGCCTTGGACGTCGGGCTACGAGCATTCTCGTTTACAGGCAGCGAAGGGGAGAGGTATCCAGGTCCGGCATTGACCATAAAGACCTGGCATCCTTTAGGGATCTTGTAGCCCAGGATTTCGGTGTCTTCCGTAGCCTCTCTTGTCATGCTGAATGGTGTCAGGCGCAGCGTCTCCTCGATGACCGCCTCAAGGTAAGGAATTCTCGCTCGGCGAAGTTCTTCAAAGGTGGGGAAGCGTTTTTCTGCAACAGCCTCTGGAAGAGCAGAGTACAGTGCATCGCGGAGTTTTGCCTGGGCTTCGGGGTAGCCAGTCAAATACTTGGTAACCCACCCCATTGATCCCCCTGTGGTATGATGACCGGCGATCATGTCTGCAAAAATCTAGCAGAGGATTTTCGTTAGCACAACCTGCTTTTTGGCTACTTGCTGCGGCCACGCTCACCTCATCGACCATGATGTGACTGTTCAACAGAGGCTCACGCCCTTGTTTCTCAGCTGCAATCTTCTCCCGCATCAGATGGTGCTCCAGAGCTGTCTTGACCTCGCCCGCTTCAAAATTCCGAATCGCCACGTCGAGCTGCTTGGGGACGACTTGTTCCTTTTGTGAGAAGATCTTCCGGAACCATGGCTGTTggctccaccaccagaaaCTGAGTTTGGGCGCCCAGGCAATTGTGGTCTTTTCCAAGACATCAGGTGCGTGATGGACAGCGGCGAGGAATGGCGAGATTGGAGTCTCAGGAAAGACCACAGGCTCGTCCTTGCTGGCTGGGGGGATTTGCGAGGACCTCATGTTGGATATCGTCTCCAACTGAGGGTCCGTTGCCGAGTCTGGAATATTTCCGCCGAAGGCGTAGTGTACCATGGTGTCGAGGGCAGCGTGGTAGTAATCCGACCGCACAGAAAACGGTCTCCCGTCGGCAAGCTTCATCTTTGCCTCGAAAAGCTTGACGAGCTTCAACCCCTCGCTGTGAAGAAAAGGGCCCATGAAGCTGTTCAGGAAGTTTGGTGCCATCAAGTCTTGCTTGAGGTGGCGGCGGGCTCGGAAGGTGGGGTCGTTGGTCTTGTACCTCGCATTCCAATCACCCAAAGCGAGGAGCCCGTCGATCAAGAACTGAGGCTTCTCAAACTCGGTGCGGCGCATCAAAATGTCCTGAGCTTCGTGGAAATCGCCCACCAGGATCCATGGCTTGGAAAACGGACGGATGAAGACTTGGCAGATGGGTTCACCCATTCGTTCGACCTGATGGGCTAGCCACATGCTAAACTCTCCCGTGACGCTGATTTCCCTGCTCATGGCAGGTGCGTCACCGAACAACGACTTTGTAGCTTCCGTGTTGAACGGAATGCCGGGGAGCGGTTTGGGAAGCAGCCACTGGTACAGCAAATAAGAACCAAGGACTGGGAGCGAAACAGTCAGCCAGAGTGTGGCTGTTGGCGACAGGAAGCTAGTAAGCGTCGTATAGATGTTCAGAAGAGCCATATTGTGGGAGTTTGCACTGAAGGCACTGTTAGGGGACGGTTGTGTTGAGCCTAATACAAATGCTTCCATACGCAATGGGGAAAGATGAGCAGAAGTCCCAACCCATGATGGCAGCAGTGAAGGTGGTTTCCCGCCAGGCTCGGCGTCAGCACCAATGGCCTCCACCGGGACCGGAAACCATGCTACGTCGGCCGATTCATTTCTGTGTTACAGCCAGCTTTGCCTGAGCGGGCCCGCTCGAAAAGGCTGAGGCCGGGGCACGCACGAGAGTGAGTTTGAGGGTCAGTCTGAGCCGAGAAATGTCGGCCGATATCTGCCGGTCGGAAGGTACCGGCTCGACTGCTCGGAGGGAACGGATGTATAGCTTTCAGAGAGAGTAGCACCGAGCCAGAGAATTGATTATCGTCCACCCAACTATTTGTAGATGCTCAGATGAGGACTACACTAGGAGACGAGAGAGCTGTGCATGAGTGTGAGGCATATTATTGTGCGTGCACATATGAATCATGTCTGCTCATTTGTGTTGCATAACCTGCGGGATGCTGCATCCTTTACAGCTTCATCAATGGCCAAGGGGCACTTTCGGTTTTACATATCACATAACGTAATCCATGTGTATAATACCTTATCATTTTCACTATGTCATTTCTCTATGGAGAGCATCGAGCGGCCCAACGCTGCCTGTCTCCATTCTATAATGTAGTAGGTAAATAGGTAAGGCAGGCAACTGGTACAACAATACCATTATTGCTATGACATGGGGAAAAGACACAGTATCTATTTGCTATTCCAGGATCATCAGTTGAGAGCAGCTTCGTAAGTTTGACATGACCCTATTTTCCAACACCCTAACGCCCGTCTTCTGTTCATGCAATATTCACGTATAAATCCATATCTTCAAAACCAACTAAATACACTCATATCAGTTGTTGGTGTATTCTCAGCCAAGAACTCTACTTCGGCATAGTCTGGCGTCTGTAGGCAATTCCACGCCTCCGACAGCTGAAGTGCGGGATCAGTGACGACGATTGGGTCGGTATCCAGTCTCATTAGTGTGTTGGCCTCGCTAATCGTGGTATCACTGATCTTCTCTATCTTTCCAAGAAGGCGTGTGAGCGTTCTTGCGCCCACCTCAGCCATGTGGTTCATATCGGCAAGAGTTTGTAGTCGGCCTAGCGCACTCCTTACAGCCTGGATGCACTCGTCCTTAGTAACGTCAGTGACGCCTACTCCGAAAGGATCTGAGGACTTCGTCATGCTGGTAGTGGACCCCCTTCGGAGTGTGGTCTCTGCTTTTGGTGAGAAGTTTCCGTCGGAGCAGAGACACAAAAGGACCACTGCAGCCTCAAAGGTTGGGATGATGAGACTCGCATGGCGTGTGTGCGAGCCACCCATCATCAGATGGAGGGCAGAGACACCTTCAAGTAAGTTTAGTGCTATGACGGCCAGCGCTCGCTTGTGGGATGAGAGCAATATCTGCTTGTAGGCTGGGAGTTGCTGAATCGAGTTGACCTCCTGAAATAGCGCAGGGCGGAAGTTGTGGCAAAGCGACTCCAAGATGGCCATATGAAACATCTGACGCTGTAACGGTAAGGTTGGAAGACGGGCATCCCACTTGTCGCATGTGTCAGGGTAGAGAGCAAAGACAGGTGGTATTTCGGGAAGAAACTCGCTGCAGAACTTCTCGTATCGTTCCTCTGCAGCAATGGGGTCGTATTCAGTCGCGTTTCCGGAACCATGAGTCCGCCAGAAGTTGGCTAGCTGTGCCTCGAGCACGCGCTCGGTGAACAGGTCAGGAGCATCGGCTTGAGGGACGTCGTCGAGGCCAAGCACAAGGTGCATTCGAGGCATGGTGTCAGGGTTCAGTGCGTCTGGTAAGAAAGGGATTTGATCCAGACGTTTAGATAGCACACTGTCCCAGACATAAAGATTGCAAAATGTCCTCCGTCTCATTTCCTTTTCGAGCTCGTCCATGTTGGGGCTGTAAAAACCTGATGTGGCATCAACATGCAGCCCAATCCTCTGTGCCACTCGAACAGCGCAACTTAGCGCTTCCCAGTGCGCATTTGTTCGGCCCTGGCACAGGGACCTCAGCCCAGCAAAAGCGACGTGCTGAACCCGTATAAGAGACCCGCGTGCGTCGAGGCGTGAGCAGATTGGTGTGAGTGCATCGGCCACTCCATCACAGGACTTACGGATGTCAACCAGCGGCACTCCCCTGATGCTGTCGATAGTACAGGTCGGCGAAGGGAGGAACTGAGAGGCATAGGAACATATCCTGAGAACCAGCACTGCAAACTCGATACCGTAGGCAGTCGATGTCCGCTCCATTTCCCACCATTTCTGATAATGTGAAAGAAACCAAGGCGGATATATGAGCTGATCCATCCTGGGTTGAAGCCTTGTCAGCTACTCTTTCGTTGAATAGGTAACGTGGTTGGACAAACTGCATCGGCAGAACTTACCAGCTAACCTCCGCGATGAAATACCGTACAAGAAAGTCGAAGATGGAACGATTAGGCATCGAAGCGAACAGCCTTTGGGCTATGATCGCCGTTTCTTCTGGGACTGGTGTGGGCTCGCTGCTGTGCCCCGTTGCATCGTCATCTGCCCCTAGCTGTGAGGCGTGGTAAGCGTGAGAAAAGACGTCTGACTCGGACGCAACTTACCTTTCTCACCAGAGCAATCGTGTTGGATTTGCTATTCTCAAAATACCCGAAAACCTCCGCAAGGGATGTCGGTTCTCTCCCCTCTTTGAGACCCCCCCAGTTGATCGTGTCCTGGACTGAAGATGAAGCAGAGGGCCTCCTTTCAGCCTGAGTCTCCTGTTGGCTATCATCTGTTTGgatttcatcatcatgaagGTGGTCCTTCTGGGCTTGGGGTGGACTGGGTGGTAATGTAGCTTGAGAAGGGTTGTAGGCGCATTGTTCGGGGCGTCGACGGCGGCTGCAATGGTTACATGGATACTGCCGGTTGCACTGTGACGGGATAGCATGTCAGTGAGGGACTTGATGCCAAGATTCCCTGGTATGTGCAATTGCAACCAACCTTCTGTTTCCTAGTGTAACAAGGGATACATGATGAAACCACCCGTTTTCTCTGGCTTGATTGCATTGTCGATTCGGCGTTCAGGGTGCTGAAAGAGGTATCAACTTCACCAGGGTCCAGACTCGGTTTTCCCCAGCATCCACTCGTGGGCTACCTATTTACTTTAAGTGCGAGTAGAGCCGACTTTGTCAAGTGGAAGAAGATATCCTACGCCTCTGAGCCGCATTGTGGGATAGCTGTGTGGAGCTGTACTAGTATGGTCATCTACAGACAAATGTAACCGTTGGCAACGATCAATCCTGAGTACCACTAAGCACCACCAATTGAAGCTGCATTTCTTCATCGTCTTGCGTTTACCCCGATACGTGATCCCGGATGCCGCATATTGTATTGCATCATCAGCCCTCCAAGTACTGGAATTGGGAGCCGTTGAACGGTAAAGGGAAGGGCCGCTTCGCGCCACCGCCAGAATACTGAGTGTTTCGATATCCGGCTTCTGACTGGACTGCGCCCCATCCACACAGCCCTTACTGCAAAGTGCGGAGCAAGAAGCTCAAACGCGTGTTCGTTGTCAGAAGAATGGAAAATTTCGTGTTTGATGAAAAGCCCCCCAAAAAAGGCAGCATGCTCTACCTAGGTAAGCACAGTCTACAGGCCTTTTGCGTCAGATGAGAAGGACTTGAGGATAGTTCAAAGAAGTTCCATTGATGTTTGGGCCCTTGACCCTACGCTGCAGTCCGAGGTCTCTAGTTCTGTCCCCGAGATGGCGCGTCAGTGTAATGCCACACATTGGGCTGGCACGGATTTCTACCAATGGAAACCTTGCCCTGTTTATCCCATCAGTCATCAATACGCTTTGTACCTATGTCAACGGAACCAATATTCTACCTATGTGGGGGTCACTCTGCCGTTCTTGTCCGGAGAATTGCCTAGTTTAGACAAGGTCCGCAGACGGATTCCTTTTGGTTGAGCCCACAGGATACCCAACTCATTCGACGATCTCGATCCAAAACCACAGTCCCCCTCAAACAGCCGCATGGAACAGAAACAAGCTTAGCTGTGCCATGCCCATGCGCTCGCCACCGACAATCTGCATAGGGCTCAAgttgatgtggtgatgtatCCTGATTTAGTCCGGGTCCGAAGGTAGCACAGCGTATCACGACTCCACATGCAACGACATAGCTCTTTGAGAATCGCACCTTATCAGTTATCAGAGAGAACTTTTCATAAGGATCAAGTGTTGCATATCTTAAGAATAGCCTGCCATCGGCGCGCAGTTTACTTCCCACAAGGGTATTCAGTTCACCGGACATGTACCCTGATAATGTTGTAGTTAGGTAGGTCAGCACTTACCCATACTGAGTGATGCCATAGTGATTGTATGAGCAATTATGCATGTCAGCTTGCCATACACCGGGACCCTGACTGTGATTCGCCCGGGTTCTTGCCGATCGTCCCGTGGTATTCAGCAGCTGAACATTTACCTACATAATATATTATGGCTTCGCCCCCTTGAATTCTCGGGCCGTACACTCAGTCCTTGGGTGTTACCTACTCATGAATGCCCGTGGAAGGGCTACAGAAGGTTATGCAACGTCCATGCACACATACACAACATGCAAACGAAAGGTGGTAGTCAGTACTTCGGTCATTACCTGCGCGCTTTGCTGGTCCATGCCTACCATTGAGCAGTCATAGTTATTGAAGATTAATGAACCTAAAAGCTATCCCTTATTACATCTTGCGAGTAATCACATATCGAGGAATCACTTAGCACTGAGCTGTCAATCGAAATCCTTATCTGGGTCCGGGTTCAGTTCTTTATCTGTGGTTACATGTCAGGAATCCCTTATGTCCGGATTAATAATGGACAATTTGCGTTTCGGACTTTAGGGCTACTTGCCTTGTTGCGAGCGACTGGAACTTTGTTTTGCTCTGTCAGAGATCGTCCCATTCCTTGCCAATTTCGTTGAATGAGATGCAACAGAGTAATATACTTGAGAAGCGATTGGCCCTCTGCTCAGACCAACACTCATATCACTCTCCTAATCTTGCAGACCGTGAAGACTTACTGGCAGAAGATGGCACCCTGCCATCGCAGCCTCAGCCGAGATTTTTCGGCCATTGAAGTCAACATAAATCAGGAACAGTTTCCATTTCCTGCTTTGTGGCCCCTGATGCCTCTTTGTTGGTGGTTCACCGCTTCTTTCTATGCATGATTACTACGCGTCGTTCCTTAACAAGGAAAAGTGAAGTCCCAATCAGCTCGCCGTTCGTTTCGACTTGTCACTATCCGTCTCCTACCCTACCACACCTCATGGACGATCCAACTCCCGCCAACAACACGGAAATTGCTGCTTTGGGTAATGGGAGGGATATGGAGAAAGTGGAGAAATCCTCCCCGTCTCGTTCCTCATCCCCTCAGCAAGCTTTGACTGTAGAAGATGAGCCGCAACGAAAAATAACCGGTGTCCGCGTGTGTTTACCTACATGACCCTGGTCGCAGCTGCTGGCAAGACGTCACCGTACTGACAATTGGGCAGTGGGCAGCTTTTGTTATCAGCACCTTGACGGCTATCTTCGTCTACTCGTTGGACAATACTATCGTTGCCAACATCATTCCGGTACACATTTCACCATTGTGTTCCCATAAACCACCTCCTACTGACTCGTGATCGTGAAAAGGTCGTTGTTAACGATCTCAACGGAGTTGACAAGCTACCATGGCTGTCCGTCGGGTAAGCACGAGTCCGATTTCCGGCACCATTTCCTGATCCGAAGGCTGATGGTACCCCAAAAACGACAGATTCATGATCGGGGGGATGGCAACTATCCTCCCATTCGGAAGACTTTACACAATGTATGATTCCAAATGGGTTTACATCATATCTTTTGTCTTCTTCCTTGCCGGATCGGCACTTTGCGGCGCAGCACCAAACATTGATGCTGAAATCATTGGTCGTGTCATGGCCGGTGCCGGTGGGAACGGGATGTATGTCGGTCTTCAGGTGCTCATGTCTATGCATACTACGGATAAGGAGCGTCCCACATACCTTAGCTACGTGTAAGTATGCGCTGCTCAATGGTCTCATTTGCTGTCATCCATACTGACATGGTTGACTGGCGCATTTAGCGGAGGCACCTGGGGCGTAGGAACCGTTTGTGGTCCAGCTGTCGGAGGCGCCTTCTCGTTGTACAACTGGCGATGGGGGTTCTACATCAATCTCCTTTTCGGGGCTATCCTTCTGCCTACCTATCTCTTCGTCATCCCGTCGGCTAACCCGTTGCCGAACAAAAAGCAGTCTGAAAAGCTCGCTCTCATGGACTGGGTTGgcgtcatcatcagcattGGCGCCATGGCAACCATCGTCATGGCTATCAATCTAGGCGGAGTGCAATTCCCCTGGAACAGTGGCTCGATCGTCGCATTATTCGTCGTCAGTGGTGTTCTTTGGATCGCATTCGCTCTCCAGCAGTCGTTTTGTCTCTTCACGACGGAGCATAAACGTCTGTTTCCTGTGCCCATGCTGAAGCAGAAGATGCCGGTATTGCTTTTAATTGCGTGCGCTGGCGGCTCTGCGGCTTGCTACATGTCTACATACTGGATTCCCATCTACTTCCAGTTTTCCAAGGGAGACTCAGCAATCTATACGGCTCTTCGACTGCTGCCATTCATTCTCGCGCTTATCACGATAATGCCCGTGAGTGGACACCTGATAAGCAGATGGGGTTGGTATAAACCTTGGTTCGTGGGAGGAAGTGCTTTGACTCTTATCACAGCTGCACTCATGGGTAAGTTCCAGCCATCTGTGACGTTCCTTTGACCAAGGCTTTGGTGTCTAACGCGACATCTAGCCCACTATATCAATGGCGGCACACCGGTTGGTGCCTTTTATGTCATCGAGCTGTTCTTGGCCTTTGGAATTGGCGCCTATGCACAAAATGCATTTGCCGTCGTTCAGTCAGTTGTGGCCCCCAAAGACGCACCCTATGGGCTCGCCCTCATGCTCGTTGGTAagcttcatcatcatgcaaACCTTTCTGATTACTTTGCCCTTCATGACTGACATTATTGTAGGGCAACTGACGGGAATCACGTTTGGTCTCTCCATCAGTGGTGCCGTATTCATCAACACAGCAACAAGCGGACTTCATGATGCGCTACCACAGATTCCCGTCGAGGAGTTGTCGCATGTCGTTGCTGGAGCTAGCAACCAGGTCTTTGAGTCATTGTCACTCGAGCAACGATCACGCGCCCTCGAGATTATTGTCCAGTCCTGGAATAAGACTTTCATCTGTGTTTACGTCGCTGCTGCAGCCAGTTTAATTTCGTCGGTTTTCTTCAAGGTAAGCAAGCACTTGAAGGCAGTCTGGGGAGAAGTCATGAGACACAAGAGCTGACTCAAAACTACTTCATCCAGAACACCAAAGCCAATGTCAACACCGCCGCTGTGGTTCTATGAGCGGGTGTGGGAGAAGAACGTGATCATTGGGCCAGACCAGAAGTCAGTCCTGGGCTTCAAGTTGAATCTGTCGAGGATTGTGGTCAGAAAAGAAGGTGCACAGATGGGTTGTTCCGTATTGCCACCAGGACACTGTTGTGTGGGATGATTTTACAGTGCTACAGGAAAAGCAATTTGTGTTAGACACTTAGACTGCTTAATAGAATTATCATGCCAAATCGTCCTTGGaccccctgagcccctgagcccctgaatcACTTGTGCCAAGCCGCTAATTCCAAGGCTGCCCCCCCTTTCCAGTGTCCCAGTTGCCAGAGACGAGATGATTTTGCGAATGACAAGTGTATTGGATCATACTTCAAGAACCAGGGGGATTCATTGTGACTGAATCAGAGATAATCGACCTCACACACATAAAGAAGAGTGGATGTCCACAAACAACGCGCCTTCAGCCTGCCACAACGATGATTTTCCACCGCTTTCCCATGGGCTACTTTATTCTCCCCTAGACTTAATGCTCAAACTTCTGCCCAACCAACTCCTCACTCAGCCTCCAGCACctatccacctcccccttatCATACACCGCATGTCTCGCAACAGGttccacaacctccccatTCTGCAAGTACGCCGGCCCTTGCCCTGCCAAATCCGGATCCAGCGCAGCAATAAGAGGCGTAGCACCAATCTGCTCATACGTCTTGAACCGCGGCTCATCCCCAACAATGAAGCTAAACTCCTGACCTGTGTTGcgcttggtggtgggcaaAACATCGCTGTAatcatccatcaccaagtGTGACCCAAGTTTAGTATCAAAATTAGACCCCGGGTGGCAAGCAAAAGCCACCACACCGCGGTCCTTCAGCCGGTCTGTCAAACCATACGAAAACAGGATCTGCGCTGCCTTGGCCTGGCCGTAACCTGTCCACATGTCGTAGGTTTTGCCGTCGGAGAAGGAGACGTCGTGAAAGCGGACAGGGGAGATTTGGTACCCTAcgctggtgaggttgatgacgCGGGCTCCGTAGGGGCTCTTGGCACCGGTGAGAAGGGCGGGTGTGAGAAGGTTCGTCAGGAGGAAGTGTCCGACGTGGTTGACGGACATTTGCATTTCTATGCCTTGCTTGTCGAGGGTGTATTTCTTGAGGGCCATGTTTCCGGCGCTGTTGATGAGAACGTCGATTTTGGATTTGGTAGCCGCCAGGATTTCCTGTGCCGCGCGGCGGACTGAGTCATGGTCGGAGAGGTCGAGTTGGATAAATGTTGCTTTGACTGATGGGTCTTGTTCCCG contains:
- a CDS encoding hypothetical protein (antiSMASH:Cluster_5; EggNog:ENOG503NWX8; SMCOG1001:short-chain dehydrogenase/reductase SDR; COG:Q), which codes for MTVFASTVTSEQAVAAFAPQVKGRTFVVTGAGQPSIGSSIAIELAKASPAHLLIASRTAENVHPVITAIREQDPSVKATFIQLDLSDHDSVRRAAQEILAATKSKIDVLINSAGNMALKKYTLDKQGIEMQMSVNHVGHFLLTNLLTPALLTGAKSPYGARVINLTSVGYQISPVRFHDVSFSDGKTYDMWTGYGQAKAAQILFSYGLTDRLKDRGVVAFACHPGSNFDTKLGSHLVMDDYSDVLPTTKRNTGQEFSFIVGDEPRFKTYEQIGATPLIAALDPDLAGQGPAYLQNGEVVEPVARHAVYDKGEVDRCWRLSEELVGQKFEH
- a CDS encoding hypothetical protein (EggNog:ENOG503NZ12; SMCOG1005:Drug resistance transporter; SMCOG1005: EmrB/QacA; COG:U; antiSMASH:Cluster_5) — protein: MITTRRSLTRKSEVPISSPFVSTCHYPSPTLPHLMDDPTPANNTEIAALGNGRDMEKVEKSSPSRSSSPQQALTVEDEPQRKITGVRWAAFVISTLTAIFVYSLDNTIVANIIPVVVNDLNGVDKLPWLSVGFMIGGMATILPFGRLYTMYDSKWVYIISFVFFLAGSALCGAAPNIDAEIIGRVMAGAGGNGMYVGLQVLMSMHTTDKERPTYLSYVGGTWGVGTVCGPAVGGAFSLYNWRWGFYINLLFGAILLPTYLFVIPSANPLPNKKQSEKLALMDWVGVIISIGAMATIVMAINLGGVQFPWNSGSIVALFVVSGVLWIAFALQQSFCLFTTEHKRLFPVPMLKQKMPVLLLIACAGGSAACYMSTYWIPIYFQFSKGDSAIYTALRLLPFILALITIMPVSGHLISRWGWYKPWFVGGSALTLITAALMAHYINGGTPVGAFYVIELFLAFGIGAYAQNAFAVVQSVVAPKDAPYGLALMLVGQLTGITFGLSISGAVFINTATSGLHDALPQIPVEELSHVVAGASNQVFESLSLEQRSRALEIIVQSWNKTFICVYVAAAASLISSVFFKNTKANVNTAAVVL
- a CDS encoding hypothetical protein (antiSMASH:Cluster_5; COG:K; EggNog:ENOG503NZXG), which produces MQSSQRKRVVSSCIPCYTRKQKCNRQYPCNHCSRRRRPEQCAYNPSQATLPPSPPQAQKDHLHDDEIQTDDSQQETQAERRPSASSSVQDTINWGGLKEGREPTSLAEVFGYFENSKSNTIALVRKLGADDDATGHSSEPTPVPEETAIIAQRLFASMPNRSIFDFLVRYFIAEVSWMDQLIYPPWFLSHYQKWWEMERTSTAYGIEFAVLVLRICSYASQFLPSPTCTIDSIRGVPLVDIRKSCDGVADALTPICSRLDARGSLIRVQHVAFAGLRSLCQGRTNAHWEALSCAVRVAQRIGLHVDATSGFYSPNMDELEKEMRRRTFCNLYVWDSVLSKRLDQIPFLPDALNPDTMPRMHLVLGLDDVPQADAPDLFTERVLEAQLANFWRTHGSGNATEYDPIAAEERYEKFCSEFLPEIPPVFALYPDTCDKWDARLPTLPLQRQMFHMAILESLCHNFRPALFQEVNSIQQLPAYKQILLSSHKRALAVIALNLLEGVSALHLMMGGSHTRHASLIIPTFEAAVVLLCLCSDGNFSPKAETTLRRGSTTSMTKSSDPFGVGVTDVTKDECIQAVRSALGRLQTLADMNHMAEVGARTLTRLLGKIEKISDTTISEANTLMRLDTDPIVVTDPALQLSEAWNCLQTPDYAEVEFLAENTPTTDMSVFSWF
- a CDS encoding hypothetical protein (antiSMASH:Cluster_5; SMCOG1034:cytochrome P450; COG:Q; EggNog:ENOG503P196), which translates into the protein MEAFVLGSTQPSPNSAFSANSHNMALLNIYTTLTSFLSPTATLWLTVSLPVLGSYLLYQWLLPKPLPGIPFNTEATKSLFGDAPAMSREISVTGEFSMWLAHQVERMGEPICQVFIRPFSKPWILVGDFHEAQDILMRRTEFEKPQFLIDGLLALGDWNARYKTNDPTFRARRHLKQDLMAPNFLNSFMGPFLHSEGLKLVKLFEAKMKLADGRPFSVRSDYYHAALDTMVHYAFGGNIPDSATDPQLETISNMRSSQIPPASKDEPVVFPETPISPFLAAVHHAPDVLEKTTIAWAPKLSFWWWSQQPWFRKIFSQKEQVVPKQLDVAIRNFEAGEVKTALEHHLMREKIAAEKQGREPLLNSHIMVDEIFADMIAGHHTTGGSMGWVTKYLTGYPEAQAKLRDALYSALPEAVAEKRFPTFEELRRARIPYLEAVIEETLRLTPFSMTREATEDTEILGYKIPKGCQVFMVNAGPGYLSPSLPVNENARSPTSKAAKRRPHWDESKDLKLFEPERWLVTKEDGSVEFDAGAGPQLGFGMGIRQCWGRKLAHLEIRTIMALVVWNFELLEIPEALGGYAGFDGISRQPQKVYVRLRKVNSW